A stretch of Bombina bombina isolate aBomBom1 chromosome 2, aBomBom1.pri, whole genome shotgun sequence DNA encodes these proteins:
- the LOC128647462 gene encoding claudin-22-like: MDGTYKLKLQYGGIFFSVLGCVLSWVTTFVPLWKQLNLDLNEMENWTMGLWQTCVVQEEGGMQCKDFDSFLALPVELRISRILMFASGGLGATGLLISSFGLDCLKCGREDTKKRLLLLGGILFWISGTSVLVPVSWVAYATVQEFWDETIPDIVPRWEFGEAIFMGWFGAFFLMLGGSLLFCSICSPAGQSSQSTNLLSKTPAKHLYYQGHVETRHPDLKI, translated from the coding sequence ATGGATGGGACCTACAAGCTAAAGCTACAGTATGGAGGCATATTTTTCTCTGTACTTGGATGTGTTTTATCCTGGGTTACCACTTTTGTTCCTCTCTGGAAACAACTTAACTTAGACTTGAATGAAATGGAAAACTGGACCATGGGGCTTTGGCAAACATGTGTTGTTCAAGAAGAAGGAGGCATGCAATGTAAGGATTTTGACTCCTTTTTGGCATTACCAGTTGAACTAAGGATTTCAAGAATACTGATGTTTGCATCTGGTGGACTGGGGGCCACTGGTCTTCTAATATCAAGCTTTGGTTTGGACTGTCTGAAGTGTGGAAGAGAGGACACGAAGAAAAGGCTGTTACTTCTTGGGGGAATATTATTTTGGATCTCAGGAACCTCTGTACTAGTGCCAGTATCATGGGTGGCATATGCAACAGTACAGGAATTTTGGGATGAAACTATTCCAGACATAGTCCCCAGATGGGAGTTTGGGGAAGCTATCTTCATGGGTTGGTTTGGAGCTTTTTTCTTGATGCTGGGTGGGTCATTGCTGTTTTGCTCTATCTGCTCCCCAGCTGGGCAGTCATCTCAAAGTACAAATCTACTTAGCAAGACACCTGCTAAGCATTTATATTATCAAGGACATGTGGAGACCAGACATCCAGACCTCAAAATTTGA